One window of the Anopheles cruzii chromosome 2, idAnoCruzAS_RS32_06, whole genome shotgun sequence genome contains the following:
- the LOC128269171 gene encoding tuberin: protein MSAKEKESLAMIKNFFRKSKPSVSNSRNDVPISAELERELRPETPVTQRCKALKDFGEQVLTYRLEPEAVQSLWELTKDLLVGNKLMEQRQCALAFYCKLIQGQYDNLGLMRAQFYRVIVSHSEPEDIMYRLEMLKNLTEVGKNIQHFEREIGPFLLDWIKPIHEAGLIEPLLELIVNLIKYNAASLEPKFLVGVVSYIFDMTCNRQETTTVLLCLSVLDCFICYAIIPNESLTLFIIILCRVVNQEAYCQTSWKIMKNLFGTALGHATLLTMCGMLNNPAFHQDDALLRGAVFHTNMGLWGVGSVVPILNCSPSLVLTSFWNALKSKHVVVTYEVILSMSRLIQKSGPELNEPTWDIICDIMMEISHNLGKHRLPGDHFVVTQYHDVLNMIEAILQQGTINADPEKIYALIEHVSTERPEASVRRLIDYRASQISATRSEWLRQLCTFMDRFYRMKSSSVRIYAVQALEKIMAANRAAYEDEILERIVIVHLGSVPLEKDPEVRKAVAKALIEFTVHCETKRCIELLEIIEKLLHRPYDQQPEGFAVCSEQEVEDIVLLVDGLIRVFVVKLYRLPSLHAIRVYSMLIGLLELHYQRPHILHHVSTIRYRIFAWMLKARANASFHIGYPDPEDGQRSVRFSHYLGIEGPYQHQSLQPQPYLSSQSSSQLNLTQSEGSKVMDRIPATNLTTISIKRGCQVIVLCLKEEKDWEVIQLVLTELPNIMQNKALIQGNDVDSLARTLYRMYGDRMQLEKLQAPANMQPKLSDYMELILPALSSLAMYHLHLDFNTQKNIIDALKQGLISRRPHDAIRTLTILLLEMPEQLMPKMADLLLELSKMTDTKMVALPVLEFLSTLNLLPSYRFGNFIMRTYMCVMAMSLPYTNPFRYDHYTVSLAHYVVAAWFIKCKLPMRHQLIKFIVQGLESYVHVPFQDGSRSFSQVNEDSSERKRSSSLTEQSSRRRDRIQAHKQQQQQQQAQGTAGAAGGPVEKASSSKASQAGSQRTGSLSAVNDDMYKFHCELAETCVDFLVRHTFSPCPGISKRLPSAEFLLSGGQSMTWLIGHDLITITTSGCSGVTFRQGLCDRCHLFCASAVPANGPGGSAVSTVGGPLGSQQHAPPLAQHHPLLSKSNSSASTATNSNAGHTAGIQPLSPELPSLGASSGKDSGLGGAAGGTGGTMTDSAAASTTAASVVNSASGGGGGPPSSSSSSLSANKRYTKASLQHSSANESDSTELTLSSASSSTAVTPFPHSAHTVPSSASSGTGNRFFNRQGSQEGYSSGSLEALSRRGSNPDSGDPIATGALEQRSGGAPRAPPPGLMATIGNRLILPQQLSGSSSGSTSGIGFDRPTVQPCACSCTGWAEVCVRRPTGFTSWITRIQSQVSHDILGGDASLQDLATLFAPSVGGGVLGLDFPGVPGQHAYAGVGAAITDGGGGGGVGSGTTPYGSSADIPASIIDHRHSLGSGGTEAGGDHGATAAASGGALVRATKVSISDEVFELARREDPKKKLSVEEEQEQSEEDEELKNVMLSGPTTVADACGGAGGGSLAGGGSGPINIPGKHTLASDDEDEEDTEDEEDTDEDDNENDDDDSGDGGREGRGADGGVVFDDSEGRSRKPVRRVNSSPEMRSKWNNQFLNKAKDPASGGGTGAGGMIEGPAGEQNTALVVTAATVTPGETGTVVEKKKSTYGKGVSCEAIPEEIAGSTPPASSGSSSSGSSNAATVTTVTSTITNITSTSTSTSTSTTTVRGTVSAKHQAEFTTTKSAITTSLPESNTVEVPTPRKQHSADDATASTGPPPPPSDTLIHPVAAAPSSNPTANTIAPIAMHPITQTSSSSALSLKLPMEKVTSKPPQSPVPLSPRLLARNNLKQSSSGTASPSFPAMSAGGGVGGVGLIGASNDNDLPRGRSKTISTVREHYSGRDGGKWSAAGVPRMRSEHTNRTVISPSFVFLQLYHHGQFGGAERPVLMDRDPEKAIALLDLIPPFEIHKIGVLYVGPGQAGNETGILKNRYGSLRYNEFLSRLGTLVAIKDAKERNIFIDLESNGKDGAFTYIFQDDIVQITFHVATLMPNKKQDPHCNEKKKHIGNDFVTIVYNESGEQYDLKTIKGQYNYACVVVEPIELNSNRVFVRSKDDIAQHVTHETKIVSDSTAPLLARQMALHANLASLVAQSLKTKNSSPYASNWLERLRKIKNIRARYGQDDPHQHQQPQHQQQPPQKQQPQQQGGSANDLSSTAANSSSGGIAFRMDDFSKYTV, encoded by the exons ATGAGTGCGAAAGAGAAGGAGTCGCTGGCGATGATCAAGAATTTCTTCCGAAAGTCCAAACCCAGCG TTTCAAACTCCCGGAACGATGTACCAATTTCGGCCGAACTCGAACGCGAGCTGCGCCCGGAAACGCCCGTGACGCAGCGCTGCAAGGCACTGAAGGACTTTGGCGAGCAGGTGTTGACGTACCGgctcgaaccggaagcggtcCAGTCGCTGTGGGAACTGACGAAGGATCTGCTGGTCGGCAACAAGCTGATGGAGCAGCGCCAGTGCGCCCTGGCCTTCTACTGTAAGCTCATCCAGGGCCAGTACGATAACCTCGGTCTGATGCGGGCCCAGTTCTATCGGGTGATCGTGAGCCACAGTGAACCGGAGGACATTATGTACCGGCTGGAGATGCTCAAGAACCTCACCGAGGTGGGTAAAAACATTCAGCACTTTGAGCGCGAAATCGGCCCGTTCCTGCTCGACTGGATCAAGCCGATCCACGAGGCGGGCCTGATCGAGCCGCTGCTGGAGCTGATCGTGAACCTGATAAAGTACAATGCGGCCAGCCTGGAGCCGAAGTTTCTCGTCGGTGTCGTTTCGTACATCTTCGACATGACCTGCAACCGGCAGGAGACGACCACCGTGCTGCTCTGCCTGTCGGTGCTCGATTGTTTCATCTGCTACGCGATCATCCCGAACGAGTCGCTCACGctgttcatcatcatcctgtGCCGGGTCGTCAACCAGGAAGCGTACTGCCAAACGTCATGGAAGATTATGAAAAACCTGTTCGGAACGGCCCTCGGGCACGCGACACTGCTGACGATGTGCGGCATGCTGAACAATCCGGCCTTCCACCAGGACGATGCGTTGCTCCGCGGGGCCGTGTTTCACACCAACATGGGCCTCTGGGGCGTCGGGAGTGTCGTGCCGATACTCAACTGTTCGCCGTCGCTCGTGCTGACGAGCTTCTGGAAT GCCCTCAAAAGCAAGCACGTGGTCGTGACGTACGAGGTGATACTGAGCATGAGCCGGCTGATTCAAAAGTCGGGCCCCGAGCTGAACGAACCGACGTGGGACATTATTTGCGATATTATGATGGAGATTTCGCACAACCTCGGCAAGCACCGGTTACCGGGCGATCACTTCGTCGTGACGCAGTACCACGATGTGCTGAACATGATCGAAGCCATCCTGCAGCAGGGCACGATCAATGCGGATCCGGAAAAGATCTACGCCCTGATCGAGCACGTTTCGACCGAGCGCCCGGAAGCGTCGGTCCGGCGGCTGATCGACTACAGGGCGTCCCAAATCTCGGCCACGCGCTCCGAATGGTTGCGCCAGCTGTGCACGTTCATGGATCGGTTCTACCGCATGAAGAGCAGCAGCGTGCGGATCTATGCGGTGCAAGCGCTCGAGAAGATTATGGCCGCCAACCGGGCCGCGTACGAGGACGAGATCCTCGAGCGGATCGTAATCGTGCATCTCGGCAGCGTACCGTTGGAGAAGGACCCGGAAGTGCGGAAAGCGGTCGCGAAGGCACTGATCGAGTTCACGGTGCACTGCGAGACGAAGCGTTGCATCGAGCTGCTGGAGATCATCGAGAAGCTACTTCACCGACCGTACGATCAGCAGCCGGAGGGCTTCGCCGTGTGCAGTGAGCAAGAGGTGGAAGACattgtgctgctggtggacggTTTGATACGGGTGTTTGTCGTGAAGCTGTATCGGTTGCCGTCGCTGCATGCGATCCGCGTGTACAGCATGTTGATCGGGCTGCTGGAGCTGCACTATCAACGGCCGCACATCCTGCATCACGTCAGCACCATTCGTTATCGGATCTTCGCCTGGATGCTGAAGGCGCGCGCTAACGCATCGTTTCACATCGGctacccggacccggaagatGGGCAGCGGTCGGTGCGCTTTTCGCACTACCTCGGCATCGAAGGCCCGTACCAGCACCAGAGCCTGCAGCCGCAGCCGTACCTGTCGAGCCAATCGTCGAGCCAGCTCAACCTGACGCAGAGCGAGGGCTCGAAGGTGATGGATCGCATTCCGGCGACCAACCTGACGACGATCTCGATCAAGCGCGGCTGTCAGGTGATCGTGCTGTGTCTGAAAGAGGAAAAAGACTGGGAGGTAATCCAGCTCGTGCTGACGGAGTTGCCGAACATTATGCAGAACAAGGCGCTGATCCAGGGCAACGATGTGGACTCGCTGGCCCGCACCCTGTACCGCATGTACGGTGATCGGATGCAGCTCGAGAAGCTGCAGGCTCCCGCCAACATGCAGCCGAAGCTGTCCGACTACATGGAGCTCATCCTGCCGGCCCTGTCCAGCCTGGCGATGTATCATTTGCATCTCGATTTTAACACGCAGAAAAACATCATCGACGCACTGAAGCAAGGGTTGATATCGCGCCGGCCACACGATGCCATTCGGACGCTCACGATCTTGCTGCTGGAGATGCCCGAACAGCTGATGCCCAAAATGGCCGACCTGTTGCTGGAGCTGAGCAAAATGACCGACACGAAGATGGTGGCGCTCCCGGTGCTGGAGTTTCTGTCGACGCTCAACCTGCTGCCGAGCTACCGGTTCGGGAACTTTATCATGCGCACGTACATGTGCGTGATGGCCATGTCGCTGCCGTACACGAACCCGTTCCGGTACGACCACTACACCGTGTCGCTGGCCCACTACGTCGTCGCGGCCTGGTTCATCAAGTGTAAGCTCCCGATGCGCCACCAGCTGATCAAGTTTATCGTGCAGGGACTGGAATCGTACGTGCACGTGCCGTTTCAGGATGGGTCACGCTCGTTCTCGCAGGTGAACGAAGACTCGTCGGAGCGCAAGCGCAGCTCGAGCCTGACGGAGCAGAGCTCCCGGCGCCGCGATCGTATCCAGGCgcacaagcagcagcaacagcaacagcaagcgcAGGGTACGGCGGGTGCGGCCGGTGGGCCAGTCGAAAAGGCAAGCTCCTCGAAAGCATCACAAGCCGGATCGCAGCGGACCGGCTCGCTGTCGGCGGTAAACGACGACATGTACAAGTTCCACTGCGAGTTGGCCGAAACTTGCGTCGACTTTCTGGTACGCCACACGTTCTCGCCGTGCCCCGGCATCTCGAAGCGGCTGCCGTCGGCCGAGTTTCTGCTCTCCGGCGGCCAATCGATGACGTGGCTCATCGGGCACGATCtgatcacgatcacgacgaGCGGCTGCTCGGGTGTTACGTTTCGCCAGGGGCTCTGCGATCGTTGCCATCTGTTCTGTGCGTCAGCGGTGCCAGCGAACGGACCGGGGGGATCGGCCGTAAGCACTGTAGGGGGCCCGCTGGGTTCACAACAGCACGCGCCACCCCTTGCGCAGCATCACCCGCTGCTGTCAAAGTCAAACAGTAGTGCCAGTACGGCGACCAACTCGAACGCCGGGCACACTGCCGGCATTCAGCCTCTGTCACCCGAACTGCCGAGCCTTGGAGCCTCGTCGGGGAAAGACTCTGGCCTCGGGGGGGCCGCTGGCGGAACGGGTGGCACCATGACGGACAGTGCAGCGGCGAGTACGACGGCGGCATCGGTGGTCAACAgtgcttccggcggcggcggtggtccaccgtcgtcatcttcgtcgtcgttgtcggcgaATAAAAGGTATACCAAAGCCAGTTTGCAACACAGTAG TGCAAACGAATCCGACAGTACCGAGCTGACGCTCAGTTCGGCATCGTCCTCGACGGCCGTGACACCATTCCCGCACTCGGCCCATACGGTGCCATCGTCCGCTAGCAGTGGCACGGGGAATCGCTTCTTCAATCGGCAAGGCTCGCAGGAAGGATACTCGTCCGGTTCGCTGGAGGCTCTGTCTCGGCGCGGAAGTAATCCCGACTCGGGTGATCCGATCGCGACCGGTGCACTGGAGCAGCGCAGCGGTGGTGCACCTCGAGCCCCACCACCGGGTCTGATGGCGACGATCGGTAACCGGTTGATACTGCCGCAGCAGCTGAGCGGCTCATCGTCCGGGTCCACCTCCGGCATTGGGTTCGATCGGCCGACCGTTCAACCGTGCGCCTGTTCCTGCACCGGCTGGGCGGAAGTTTGTGTCCGTCGGCCAACCGGTTTCACGTCGTGGATCACGCGCATCCAAAGCCAAGTGTCACACGACATCCTCGGTGGCGATGCGTCCCTGCAGGATCTGGCGACCCTTTTTGCCCCGagtgtcggtggcggtgtgctCGGGCTGGACTTCCCGGGTGTCCCGGGACAGCATGCGTACGCTGGGGTAGGAGCCGCCAtcaccgacggcggtggcggcggcggcgttggcagCGGAACTACACCGTACGGAAGTAGCGCCGATATTCCGGCCAGCATCATCGACCACCGGCATTCGCTCGGTTCGGGCGGTACGGAGGCTGGCGGCGATCACGgtgcgacggcggccgccagtggTGGTGCGTTGGTCCGTGCCACGAAGGTGTCCATCTCGGACGAAGTGTTTGAGCTGGCGAGACGCGAAgacccgaagaagaagctgtCGGTGGAGGAAGAGCAGGAGCAGAGCGAAGAGGACGAGGAGCTGAAGAATGTGATGCTTTCGggcccgacgacggtggcagaCGCGTGTGgtggggccggtggtggctcgCTGGCCGGCGGAGGGTCGGGCCCGATCAACATTCCCGGCAAGCATACGCTCGCgtcggacgacgaggacgaggaggacacggaggacgaagaggacaCGGATGAGGACGATAACGagaacgatgatgacgacagCGGTGACGGCGGTAGGGAAGGCCGTGGCGCGGACGGTGGCGTTGTGTTCGATGACAGCGAAGGGCGCTCGCGGAAGCCGGTCCGACGGGTGAACTCCAGCCCGGAGATGCGCTCGAAGTGGAACAATCAGTTTCTGAACAAAGCGAAAGATCCGGCCAGTGGCGGCGGAACGGGCGCCGGAGGTATGATTGAAGGGCCGGCCGGAGAGCAGAACACCGCCCTGGTGGTCACAGCGGCCACGGTGACCCCGGGAGAAACCGGGACCGtggtggagaagaaaaaatcgaCCTACGGCAAGGGCGTCAGCTGTGAGGCGATTCCGGAGGAGATTGCCGGGTCGACGCCAcccgccagcagcggcagcagtagcagcgggaGCAGTAACGCGGCCACCGTAACCACCGTTACCAGTACCATCACCaacatcaccagcaccagcaccagtacCAGTACGAGCACCACGACTGTGCGCGGAACCGTGTCCGCCAAGCATCAGGCCGAGTTTACGACGACGAAATCGGCCATCACCACGTCACTGCCGGAATCGAACACCGTCGAAGTGCCGACACCGCGCAAGCAACACTCGGCGGATGATGCGACGGCCAGCACGggcccgccgccaccgccgagtgACACATTGATCCATCCGGTAGCGGCGGCCCCCAGCTCGAATCCTACGGCAAACACCATCGCTCCGATCGCCATGCATCCGATCACGCAaacgtcgtcatcgtccgccCTCAGCCTGAAGCTGCCGATGGAGAAGGTTACCAGCAAACCGCCGCAATCGCCGGTGCCCCTGTCCCCGCGGCTGCTCGCGCGCAACAATCTGAAACAGTCGAGCTCCGGCACGGCATCTCCCTCGTTCCCGGCCATGTCGGCGGGgggcggtgtcggtggcgttggGCTGATCGGGGCAAGCAACGACAACGATTTGCCTCGGGGGCGCTCGAAAACGATCTCCACCGTCCGGGAGCACTActcgggacgggacggtgGCAAGTGGAGCGCGGCCGGTGTGCCGCGGATGCGCAGCGAGCACACGAACCGGACGGTCATCAGCCCGAGCTTCGTGTTTCTGCAGCTGTACCACCACGGCCAGTTCGGCGGTGCGGAGCGGCCGGTGCTGATGGACCGCGACCCGGAGAAGGCGATCGCGCTGCTCGATCTGATACCACCGTTCGAGATCCACAAGATCGGCGTGCTGTACGtggggccgggccaggccggcaACGAGACGGGCATACTGAAGAATCGGTACGGCAGCCTACGGTACAACGAGTTCCTCAGCCGGCTGGGGACGCTGGTCGCGATCAAGGATGCCAAAGAGCGCAACATCTTCATCGATCTCGAGAGCAACGGCAAGGACGGGGCGTTCACGTACATCTTTCAGGACGACATCGTCCAGATTACGTTCCACGTGGCGACACTGATGCCGAACAAGAAGCAGGATCCACACTGcaacgagaagaagaagcacatCGGTAACGACTTCGTCACGATCGTGTACAACGAGAGCGGCGAACAGTACGATCTGAAGACGATCAAG GGTCAGTACAATTACGCGTGCGTCGTCGTGGAACCGATCGAGCTGAACAGCAATCGCGTGTTCGTGCGCTCGAAGGACGACATCGCGCAGCACGTGACGCACGAGACGAAGATCGTATCGGACAGTACGGCCCCGCTCCTGGCACGCCAGATGGCGCTACACGCGAAC TTGGCATCGCTGGTGGCGCAGTCGCTGAAGACGAAAAACTCGAGCCCGTACGCCTCGAACTGGCTCGAGCGGTTGCGCAAGATCAAAAACATTCGCGCCCGCTACGGCCAGGACGAtccgcaccagcaccagcagccgcagcaccagcagcagccaccacagaagcagcaaccgcagcaacagGGCGGCTCGGCGAACGATCTCAGCTCGACCGCCGCCAACAGCAGTTCGGGTGGCATCGCGTTCCGCATGGACGACTTCTCCAAGTACACCGTCTGA